In Raphanus sativus cultivar WK10039 chromosome 5, ASM80110v3, whole genome shotgun sequence, the following proteins share a genomic window:
- the LOC108861318 gene encoding NADPH-dependent oxidoreductase 2-alkenal reductase-like, translating to MAPTGEASTVNNKQVILRDYVTGFPKESDLVFNDATVDLSVPAGSNKVLVKNLYLSCDPYMRIRMGKPDPSAAALALPYTPGQQIYGYGVSKVVDSGHPDYTKGDLLWGIVGWEEYSVITPTIYSHFKILHTDVPLSYYTGLLGMAGMTAYSGFYEICSPKKGETVFVSAASGAVGQLVGQLAKIMGCYVVGSAGSNEKVDLLKNKFGFDEAFNYKEEKDLDAALKRCFPEGIDIYFENVGGKMLDAVLLNMNLKGRIAVCGMISQYNLEEQEGVRNLATVIYKRVKLQGFVVSDFYDKYSKFLEFVLPYIREGKITYVEDVAEGLEQGPSALIGLFHGKNVGKQLIVVSRE from the exons ATGGCACCCACAGGCGAAGCGTCGACCGTGAACAACAAGCAAGTCATATTGAGAGACTACGTCACCGGCTTCCCCAAGGAATCAGACCTCGTCTTCAACGATGCCACCGTGGATCTAAGTGTTCCGGCTGGATCTAACAAGGTTCTGGTGAAGAATCTCTACTTGTCTTGTGATCCTTACATGCGCATTCGCATGGGCAAGCCTGATCCCTCCGCTGCAGCCCTCGCTCTACCCTACACCCCTGGCCAG CAAATCTATGGGTATGGAGTGTCAAAAGTGGTAGATTCAGGGCACCCTGATTACACAAAGGGAGACCTGCTTTGGGGTATTGTTGGATGGGAGGAGTACAGTGTTATTACTCCAACTATTTACTCACATTTTAAGATCCTACACACTGATGTTCCCTTGTCCTACTACACTGGACTTCTCG GTATGGCTGGGATGACTGCTTATTCAGGGTTTTATGAAATCTGTTCTCCTAAGAAAGGAGAGACTGTCTTCGTGTCAGCTGCATCTGGTGCTGTTGGTCAGCTCGTGGGACAGCTCGCAAAGATTATGGGATGTTATGTCGTTGGAAGTGCCGGCAGTAATGAAAAG GTTGATCTTCTCAAGAATAAGTTTGGGTTTGATGAAGCTTTCAATTACAAAGAAGAGAAAGACCTTGACGCTGCCCTGAAGAGGTGTTTCCCGGAAGGCATCGACATATACTTTGAGAACGTAGGAGGCAAGATGCTAGACGCAGTGCTCCTAAACATGAACCTAAAAGGCCGTATCGCGGTATGCGGAATGATCTCACAGTACAACCTGGAGGAGCAGGAAGGTGTACGCAACCTAGCGACCGTCATTTACAAGCGGGTTAAGCTTCAAGGCTTTGTGGTCTCTGATTTCTATGACAAATACTCCAAGTTTTTGGAGTTTGTGCTTCCCTATATTAGAGAAGGGAAGATCACTTACGTTGAGGATGTAGCCGAAGGACTGGAGCAGGGACCTTCTGCTTTGATTGGACTCTTCCATGGTAAGAACGTCGGCAAACAGCTCATTGTGGTGTCTCGTGAGTGA
- the LOC108861320 gene encoding D-xylose-proton symporter-like 1 isoform X1, whose translation MGFDPEKPSSVSLGQVGDSSSGGISLVNEPLIKEENHHSPENYSVLAAIPPFLFPALGALLFGYEIGATSCATISIKSPTLSGISWYNLSSVDVGIITSGSLYGALIGSIVAFSVADIIGRRKELILAAFLYLVGAIVTAAAPVFSVLITGRLMYGIGVGLTMHAAPMYIAETAPSQIRGRMISLKEFFTVLGMVGGYGIGSLWVTVTSGWRYMYATIIPLPVIMGIGMCWLPASPRWLLLRSLQGKGNVESLQQAAIKSLRRLRGSVVVDSSVEQVNEILAELSSVGEDKEATLGEIFQGKCLKALTIAGGLVLLQQITGQPSVLYYAPSILQTAGFSAATDATRISILLGLLKLVMTGVAVIVIDRLGRRPLLVCGVSGMMISLFLMGSYYIFYNTVPAVAVVALLLYVSCYQLSFGPIGWLMISEIFPLKLRGRGISIAVLVNFGTNALVTFAFSPLKELLGAGVLFCGFGVICVVSIFFIYFIVPETKGLTLEEIEAKCL comes from the exons ATGGGGTTTGATCCCGAGAAGCCATCGTCTGTTTCTCTTGGACAG GTTGGTGATTCATCTTCGGGTGGGATAAGCTTGGTGAACGAACCTCTGATCAAGGAGGAGAACCACCACAGCCCAGAAAACTACTCTGTTCTTGCAGCCATTCCCCC GTTTCTATTTCCAGCTCTTGGAGCTTTGCTTTTTGGTTACGAGATTGGTGCCACATCTTGTGCAACCATTTCTATTAAG TCGCCTACGCTTAGTGGAATTTCATGGTACAACTTGTCTTCAGTGGATGTTGGTATAATT ACTAGTGGCTCACTATACGGTGCCTTAATTGGATCCATTGTGGCATTTAGTGTTGCAGACATTATAG GAAGAAGAAAGGAGCTGATTTTGGCTGCCTTCTTATATCTTGTTGGAGCCATTGTGACTGCAGCAGCACCTGTCTTTTCTGTCCTGATTACTGGACGGCTTATGTATGGCATCGGTGTTGGACTG ACAATGCACGCAGCTCCAATGTACATTGCAGAGACTGCTCCTAGTCAGATACGTGGACGGATGATCTCGCTAAAGGAGTTCTTTACCGTTCTTGGGATGGTT gGAGGTTATGGAATAGGTAGCCTTTGGGTTACGGTGACTTCTGGTTGGCGTTACATGTACGCAACGATCATCCCTCTGCCGGTTATCATGGGAATTGGAATGTGCTGGCTACCAGCATCCCCTAGGTGGCTGTTACTGCGCTCTCTCCAGGGAAAAGGGAACGTGGAGAGCCTACAACAGGCCGCAATCAAGTCTCTTCGCCGCCTTAGAGGGTCTGTGGTAGTTGACTCGTCCGTTGAACAAGTAAACGAGATCTTGGCTGAGCTTTCCTCTGTGGGTGAGGACAAGGAAGCTACACTTGGTGAAATATTTCAAGGCAAGTGCTTGAAAGCTCTCACTATAGCAGGAGGTTTAGTTTTGTTGCAACAG ATAACAGGGCAACCAAGTGTGCTTTATTATGCACCATCAATATTACAG ACTGCCGGTTTCTCTGCTGCAACTGATGCAACTCGGATCTCAATTCTGCTCGGTCTATTGAAG TTGGTTATGACTGGAGTTGCTGTTATAGTGATTGACAGACTTGGAAGGAGGCCTTTACTTGTTTGTGGTGTTAGTGGCATG ATGATCTCACTGTTCCTCATGGGGTCCTACTACATCTTTTATAACACTGTACCAGCTGTTGCTGTAGTTGCATTGCTACTGTATGTGAGCTGCTATCAG TTATCCTTTGGACCTATTGGTTGGCTGATGATTTCAGAGATATTCCCCTTGAAGTTAAGAGGAAGAGGAATCAGCATAGCAGTGCTTGTGAATTTCGGCACAAACGCGCTTGTGACATTCGCTTTCTCACCTCTAAAG GAGCTCCTAGGAGCTGGAGTACTGTTCTGTGGATTTGGAGTGATATGTGTAGTGTCTATCTTCTTCATATACTTCATTGTGCCTGAGACAAAGGGTCTTACTCTTGAAGAAATTGAAGCCAAATGTCTCTAG
- the LOC108861320 gene encoding D-xylose-proton symporter-like 1 isoform X2, with product MGFDPEKPSSVSLGQVGDSSSGGISLVNEPLIKEENHHSPENYSVLAAIPPFLFPALGALLFGYEIGATSCATISIKSPTLSGISWYNLSSVDVGIITSGSLYGALIGSIVAFSVADIIGRRKELILAAFLYLVGAIVTAAAPVFSVLITGRLMYGIGVGLTMHAAPMYIAETAPSQIRGRMISLKEFFTVLGMVGGYGIGSLWVTVTSGWRYMYATIIPLPVIMGIGMCWLPASPRWLLLRSLQGKGNVESLQQAAIKSLRRLRGSVVVDSSVEQVNEILAELSSVGEDKEATLGEIFQGKCLKALTIAGGLVLLQQITGQPSVLYYAPSILQTAGFSAATDATRISILLGLLKLVMTGVAVIVIDRLGRRPLLVCGVSGMMISLFLMGSYYIFYNTVPAVAVVALLLYVSCYQLSFGPIGWLMISEIFPLKLRGRGISIAVLVNFGTNALVTFAFSPLKELEYCSVDLE from the exons ATGGGGTTTGATCCCGAGAAGCCATCGTCTGTTTCTCTTGGACAG GTTGGTGATTCATCTTCGGGTGGGATAAGCTTGGTGAACGAACCTCTGATCAAGGAGGAGAACCACCACAGCCCAGAAAACTACTCTGTTCTTGCAGCCATTCCCCC GTTTCTATTTCCAGCTCTTGGAGCTTTGCTTTTTGGTTACGAGATTGGTGCCACATCTTGTGCAACCATTTCTATTAAG TCGCCTACGCTTAGTGGAATTTCATGGTACAACTTGTCTTCAGTGGATGTTGGTATAATT ACTAGTGGCTCACTATACGGTGCCTTAATTGGATCCATTGTGGCATTTAGTGTTGCAGACATTATAG GAAGAAGAAAGGAGCTGATTTTGGCTGCCTTCTTATATCTTGTTGGAGCCATTGTGACTGCAGCAGCACCTGTCTTTTCTGTCCTGATTACTGGACGGCTTATGTATGGCATCGGTGTTGGACTG ACAATGCACGCAGCTCCAATGTACATTGCAGAGACTGCTCCTAGTCAGATACGTGGACGGATGATCTCGCTAAAGGAGTTCTTTACCGTTCTTGGGATGGTT gGAGGTTATGGAATAGGTAGCCTTTGGGTTACGGTGACTTCTGGTTGGCGTTACATGTACGCAACGATCATCCCTCTGCCGGTTATCATGGGAATTGGAATGTGCTGGCTACCAGCATCCCCTAGGTGGCTGTTACTGCGCTCTCTCCAGGGAAAAGGGAACGTGGAGAGCCTACAACAGGCCGCAATCAAGTCTCTTCGCCGCCTTAGAGGGTCTGTGGTAGTTGACTCGTCCGTTGAACAAGTAAACGAGATCTTGGCTGAGCTTTCCTCTGTGGGTGAGGACAAGGAAGCTACACTTGGTGAAATATTTCAAGGCAAGTGCTTGAAAGCTCTCACTATAGCAGGAGGTTTAGTTTTGTTGCAACAG ATAACAGGGCAACCAAGTGTGCTTTATTATGCACCATCAATATTACAG ACTGCCGGTTTCTCTGCTGCAACTGATGCAACTCGGATCTCAATTCTGCTCGGTCTATTGAAG TTGGTTATGACTGGAGTTGCTGTTATAGTGATTGACAGACTTGGAAGGAGGCCTTTACTTGTTTGTGGTGTTAGTGGCATG ATGATCTCACTGTTCCTCATGGGGTCCTACTACATCTTTTATAACACTGTACCAGCTGTTGCTGTAGTTGCATTGCTACTGTATGTGAGCTGCTATCAG TTATCCTTTGGACCTATTGGTTGGCTGATGATTTCAGAGATATTCCCCTTGAAGTTAAGAGGAAGAGGAATCAGCATAGCAGTGCTTGTGAATTTCGGCACAAACGCGCTTGTGACATTCGCTTTCTCACCTCTAAAG GAGCTGGAGTACTGTTCTGTGGATTTGGAGTGA
- the LOC108861319 gene encoding NADH dehydrogenase [ubiquinone] iron-sulfur protein 6, mitochondrial-like: MASNLVKALIRSQILPSSRRNFSVAAAATTHIGIPTDDLVGNHTAKWMQDRSKKSPMELINEVPPIKVVGRTAACEGDTNPALGHPIEFICLDLHEPAICKYCGLRYVQDHHH; encoded by the exons ATGGCGTCGAATCTCGTGAAAGCTCTCATCCGATCGCAGATTCTTCCATCTTCGAGGAGGAACTTTAGTGTGGCGGCTGCGGCTACCACTCATATCGGCATTCCAACAGACGATTTAGTCGGAAACCACACGGCCAAATGGATGCAG GATAGAAGCAAGAAGTCACCAATGGAACTGATCAATGAGGTTCCACCTATCAAGGTTGTTGGAAGGACTGCTGCTTGTGAAGGAG ACACCAATCCAGCACTCGGTCATCCAATTGAGTTCATTTGCCTCGACCTACACGAGCCTGCCATCTGCAAGTACTGTGGCCTTCGTTACGTTCAAGATCATCATCACTAA
- the LOC130495040 gene encoding NADPH-dependent oxidoreductase 2-alkenal reductase-like, whose amino-acid sequence MATTNKQVILRDYVTGFPKESDLIFNDATVDLKVAAGSNKVLVKNLFLSCDPYMRIRMSKPDPSTAALALPYTPGQPIYGYGVSKVVESGHPDYTKGDLLWGIVGWEEYSVITITPYSHFKILHTDVPLSYYTGLLGMTGMTAYSGFYEICSPKKGETVFVSAASGAVGQLVGQLAKIMGCYVVGSAGSNEKVDLLKNKFGFDEAFNYKEEKDLNAALKRCFPEGIDIYFENVGGKMLDAVLLNMKLNGRIAVCGMISQYNLEEQEGVRNLSSVIYKRIRLQGFVVFDYYHKYSKFLEFVLPYIREGKITYVEDVAEGLEKGPSALIGLFHGKNVGKQLIVVARE is encoded by the exons ATGGCGACCACCAACAAGCAAGTCATATTGCGAGACTACGTCACCGGTTTCCCCAAGGAGTCAGACCTCATCTTCAACGATGCCACCGTCGATCTAAAGGTTGCTGCGGGATCTAACAAGGTCTTGGTGAAGAATCTCTTCCTGTCTTGCGATCCTTACATGCGCATTCGTATGAGCAAGCCTGATCCCTCCACTGCCGCTCTCGCTCTACCCTACACCCCTGGCCAG CCAATCTATGGGTATGGAGTGTCAAAAGTGGTAGAATCAGGGCACCCTGATTACACAAAGGGAGACTTGCTTTGGGGTATTGTTGGATGGGAGGAGTACAGTGTTATTACTATAACTCCTTACTCACATTTTAAGATCCTACACACTGATGTTCCCTTGTCCTACTACACTGGACTTCTCG GTATGACCGGGATGACTGCCTATTCTGGGTTTTATGAAATCTGTTCTCCTAAGAAAGGAGAGACCGTCTTCGTCTCAGCTGCATCTGGTGCTGTTGGTCAGCTCGTCGGACAACTCGCAAAGATTATGGGATGTTATGTCGTTGGAAGTGCCGGCAGTAATGAAAAG GTTGATCTTCTCAAGAATAAGTTTGGGTTTGATGAAGCTTTCAATTACAAAGAAGAGAAAGACCTTAACGCTGCCCTGAAGAGGTGTTTCCCGGAAGGCATAGACATATACTTTGAGAACGTAGGAGGCAAGATGCTAGACGCAGTGCTCCTAAACATGAAGCTAAACGGGCGTATCGCGGTATGTGGAATGATCTCACAGTACAACCTGGAGGAGCAGGAAGGCGTGCGCAACCTGTCGAGTGTCATTTACAAGCGGATTCGGCTTCAAGGTTTCGTGGTCTTTGATTACTATCACAAGTACTCCAAGTTTTTGGAGTTTGTACTTCCCTATATTAGAGAAGGGAAGATCACTTACGTAGAGGATGTAGCCGAAGGACTGGAGAAGGGACCTTCTGCTTTGATTGGACTTTTCCATGGTAAGAACGTCGGCAAACAGCTCATTGTGGTGGCTCGTGAGTGA
- the LOC108861317 gene encoding uncharacterized protein LOC108861317, translated as MAQKCAIGFISAIAAASASLSQSRVAAADGPPPPQQQPASSSDPPRARNDNPRTTSGGFDPEALERGATALKEINSSSYAKITFESIKQQEETKQTKFAAKAEEYKAMQAQAETERQKVIYDEQKKLAQHQAQTKSQMARYEDDLARKRMQAENEFHRTRNQELVKMQEDSAVRQEQARRATEEQIQAQRRQTEREKAEIERETIRVKSIAEAEGRAHEARLAEDVNRRMLVDRANAEREKWVAAINTTFDHIGGGLRAILTDQNKLIVAVGGVTALAAGIYTTREGARVIWSYVDRILGQPSLIRESSRGKYPWSGSVSRALSTLRGKGSAIKNGKGFGDVILHPSLQKRIEHLAKATANTKSHQAPFRNMLFYGPPGTGKTMVARELARKSGLDYALMTGGDVAPLGSQAVTKIHQLFDWGKKSKRGLLLFIDEADAFLCERNKTYMSEAQRSALNALLFRTGDQSKDIVLALATNRPGDLDSAVADRVDEVLEFPLPGEEERSKLLSLYLERYIAQAGPKKPGLFDRLFKKEQQKIEIKGVTEELLKEAAAKTEGFSGREIAKLMASVQAAVYGSEDCVLDSVLFREVVDYKVAEHQQRRKLAGTDSK; from the exons atggctcAGAAATGTGCGATTGGTTTTATTTCAGCTATAGCAGCTGCTTCGGCTTCTCTTTCGCAATCGAGAGTCGCTGCTGCAGATGGCCCTCCTCCTCCACAGCAGCAGcctgcttcttcttctgatcCTCCGCGAGCTAGGAATGATAATCCGAGGACGACTTCCGGTGGTTTCGATCCGGAGGCGCTGGAGCGAGGAGCTACCGCCTTGAAGGAGATTAACAGCTCCTCTTACGCCAAAATC acTTTTGAAAGTATTAAGCAGCAAGAAGAGACGAAGCAAACTAAGTTTGCAGCCAAGGCGGAAGAGTATAAAGCTATGCAAGCCCAAGCTGAAACT GAGAGGCAAAAGGTGATATATGATGAGCAGAAAAAACTTGCTCAGCACCAAGCGCAGACTAAATCTCAGATGGCTCGTTATGAAGATGATTTGGCTAGAAAGAGGATGCAG GCTGAGAATGAGTTCCACAGAACAAGAAATCAAGAGCTTGTGAAAATGCAAGAAGATTCGGCAGTCAGGCAGGAACAAGCTAGACGAGCTACTGAGGAACAGATCCAGGCACAGAGGCGACAAACTGAGAGGGAGAAGGCTGAGATTGAGCGTGAGACCATTAGGGTCAAATCCATAGCAGAAGCGGAAGGAAGAGCCCATGAAGCAAGGCTTGCTGAAGATGTAAACAGGAGAATGCTTGTCGATCGTGCAAATGCAGAAAGAGAGAAATGGGTTGCTGCCATTAACACTACATTCGACCATATTGGAG GCGGGTTGCGTGCAATTCTCACAGATCAGAATAAACTGATTGTTGCTGTTGGCGGAGTCACCGCTCTCGCAGCTGGAATCTACACAACGAG AGAAGGTGCAAGGGTCATCTGGAGCTATGTGGACAGAATATTAGGACAACCTTCCTTAATCCGAGAGTCTTCAAGGGGCAAGTACCCTTGGTCTGGTTCGGTTTCTCGTGCATTGTCCACATTGCGGGGAAAGGGGTCAGCTATCAAAAATGGAAAAGGGTTTGGTGATGTTATCTTGCATCCTTCCCTACAGAAGAGAATTGAACACCTGGCTAAGGCAACCGCCAACACAAAATCTCACCAAGCTCCATTCCGAAACATGCTTTTCTATGGTCCTCCAGGAACAGGAAAAACAATGGTCGCCAGAGAGCTCGCTCGTAAATCT GGTTTGGATTATGCACTGATGACTGGTGGAGATGTTGCTCCCCTTGGATCTCAGGCTGTTACAAAGATTCACCAACTGTTTGATTGGGGGAAGAAGTCTAAGAGAGGCTTATTGCTCTTCATCGATGAAGCCGATGCATTTTTGTGCGA GAGGAACAAAACATACATGAGTGAAGCCCAAAGGAGTGCACTGAACGCCCTTCTCTTCCGCACGGGTGATCAGTCCAAAGACATAGTCTTAGCACTTGCCACAAATCGACCCGGTGACCTAGACTCAGCAGTGGCTGACCGTGTCGATGAGGTTCTCGAGTTTCCTTTACCCGGAGAGGAAGAGCGGTCCAAGCTTCTAAGCCTCTATCTAGAAAGGTACATAGCTCAAGCTGGTCCAAAGAAGCCAGGTTTGTTTGACCGCCTCTTCAAGAAAGAGCAGCAGAAGATCGAGATAAAGGGTGTCACTGAGGAGCTCCTAAAAGAAGCGGCAGCCAAAACGGAAGGGTTTTCAGGGAGAGAGATTGCGAAACTGATGGCGAGTGTTCAGGCAGCTGTTTATGGAAGTGAAGACTGTGTGTTGGACTCTGTGTTGTTCAGAGAGGTAGTGGATTACAAAGTTGCAGAGCATCAGCAGAGAAGAAAACTGGCTGGAACAGACTCAAAGTGA